Sequence from the Terriglobales bacterium genome:
TCAGTTCCCGCGTCCCGCTCCTTGCCGACCTCAAACCTGCCGGCCGCTTTATGGCGACTGACCTTTACGAAGCCGGGGGAACTCGCTTGTTGGCCCAGCGCTTGCATCAAGCCGGGTTGTTACATAGCGACGCTATCACTAGTTCCGGCAAATCCATAGGAGAAGAAGCTAAAGCAGCGGTTGATGCACCCGGGCAACAAGTTGTCCGTCCGCTCTCCAATCCGATCAGCGCCAGCGGCGGTCTCGCCATCTTGCGTGGAAATCTTGCGCCTGAAGGCTCCGTAATGAAAATCGCGCATCATCATCGCGACCAGCATCGCGGTCCGGCGCGCGTCTTCAATTCCGAAGAGGAAGCTTTTGCCGCGGTGGATAACAACCAGATTAAGCCAGGCGACGTGCTGGTCATTCGCTACGAAGGTCCCCGCGGTGGTCCGGGGATGCGAGAAATGCTCAGTGTCACCGGCGCATTGGCGGGCGCGGGCCTGGGCGAGTCCGTCGCCCTGATCACTGACGGCCGTTTCTCGGGCGCCACTCGCGGCTTTATGATCGGACACGTCGCGCCCGAAGCCGCTGTGGGCGGCCCCATCGCCGTAGTCGGCGAGGGCGACATCATTGAAATCAACGTCCCTCGCCGCCAGATCCAGGCCGATATTTCCGATGGCGAAATGAAAGCGCGTCTTAGTCGTTGGAAAGCACCAGCGCCACGCTACCAGACCGGCGTCTTCGCCAAATATGCCAGCCGGGTCTCATCGGCATCTTTTGGCGCGGTGACCGCATGACTTATTTGTTTTTTGCTGAGCTTTTGAGTGGAGCAGCGCTTTAGCGCTGCAAAAAAGGCAACGACAACACAAGCGGCTTTAACCGCTGCGGCAAATCATATGAAATCCAACGGAAACGCGGCCAAGAAAACCGGCGCTGAAATCCTCTGGAAGTCTCTGGAACGCGAAGGCGTCAAAGAAGTTTTCGGCTATCCTGGCGGCGCCATCCTCCCCGCCTACGACGCGCTGCGCCATAGCTCCATTCACCACATCCTGGTTCGCCATGAGCAAGGCGCCACTCACATGGCCGACGGCTACGCGCGCGCCTCGGGCGGAGTGGGCGTGGCCATCGCTACCTCCGGTCCCGGCGCCACCAACATGGTGACCGGCATCGCCACTGCCATGATGGATTCTTCCCCCATCGTCTGCATCACCGGACAAGTCGGCAGTAAGCTGATCGGCTCAGACGCTTTTCAGGAGACCGACATCACCGGTATCACCCTCCCCATCACCAAGCATAATTACCTGGTTACTCATCCCGAAGAAGTCGCTCGCACCGTGCGCGAGGCTTTTTACATCGCGCGCTCCGGCCGGCCTGGCCCGGTTTTAATTGACATCACCAAAGATGCGCAGCAGTCCTCTTGCGAATTCGATTGGGAGGGCGCGGCGCCCCAGTTGCCCGGTTATCGTCCCGATCTCTCGCCCAGCGACGACGAGTATGCGCATGCCATGGAGCTGATTCACAAATCCAAGCGCCCGGTGATTCTCGCGGGTCACGGCATTCTGGTCTCCCATGCCATGGACGAGCTGCTCACCCTCGCCGACCGCGCCGAAATCCCGGTTGCCCTTACGCTCCTCGGACTTGGCGCCTTTCCCGCCTCCCATCCGCTGAACCTCGGCATGATGGGCATGCACGGCGAGGCGTGGGTGAACGAGGCCATCCAGGAAGCCGACCTGCTCATCGCGCTCGGGATGCGGTTCGACGATCGGGTCACCGGCAACCTGAAGACCTACGCGCGGTCCGCGCGGAAGATTCACGTCGACATCGATCGCGCGGAGCTGAACAAGAACGTCCGCGTCGACGTCGCCATCGCCAAGGATCTCTGCGCCGCCCTCGACGAATGGCTGCCGCAGGTAACTCCTGGCGACCGCAGCGCCTGGCTGGCGCGCATCCACGAGCTCAAGGGCGACTCCGCGGTCCGCGACATCCAGAATCTGCCCGACGACGGCCACCTCTATGCCGCACACGTGATCAACGATTTGTGGCGGCTGACCGGCGGCAACGCGCTGATCGTCAGCGACGTCGGGCAGCACCAGATGTGGGAGGCGCAGTACTACAAGCACGATCACCCGCGGCGGCTCATCACCTCCGGCGGCCTCGGCACCATGGGCTTTGCCCTGCCGGCCGCGGTCGGCGCGAAGATCGCGCGTCCCGACGCGGAGATCTGGGTCGTCGCCGGCGACGGCGGCTTCCAGATGACGATGCCGGAACTGGCGACCATGGTGCAGGAAAACCTGAAGATCAATATCGCGATCATCAACAACGGCTATCTCGGCATGGTCCGGCAGTGGCAGGAATTCTTCTACGACCGGCGCTATGCGGCGACGCCGATCACCGGACCCGACTTCCGCAAGCTGGCGGAGGCGTTCGGCGTCGATGCGGCGACCGTGCGGACGCGCGCCGAGGTGGCCGACGCGGTGGCCGCGGCGCGGCGCTCGCCGCGCGCCGCCCTGATCGATTTCCAGGTGGAGCAGGAAGACTCGGTGTACCCGATGGTGCCGGCGGGCGCGGATCTCCACAAGATGATCAGGCGGCCGTCGCCGATCGTCGAGACCGCGGCCGACTGATGACCGACGGCATGCCACGCGGGGAAGGGGAGCACGTGTGATCCATACATTCGCGGTTTACGTCGAGGACAAGCCGGGCGTGCTGAACCGGGTGGCGTCGCTCTTCCGGCGCCGCGCGTTCA
This genomic interval carries:
- the ilvB gene encoding biosynthetic-type acetolactate synthase large subunit; this encodes MKSNGNAAKKTGAEILWKSLEREGVKEVFGYPGGAILPAYDALRHSSIHHILVRHEQGATHMADGYARASGGVGVAIATSGPGATNMVTGIATAMMDSSPIVCITGQVGSKLIGSDAFQETDITGITLPITKHNYLVTHPEEVARTVREAFYIARSGRPGPVLIDITKDAQQSSCEFDWEGAAPQLPGYRPDLSPSDDEYAHAMELIHKSKRPVILAGHGILVSHAMDELLTLADRAEIPVALTLLGLGAFPASHPLNLGMMGMHGEAWVNEAIQEADLLIALGMRFDDRVTGNLKTYARSARKIHVDIDRAELNKNVRVDVAIAKDLCAALDEWLPQVTPGDRSAWLARIHELKGDSAVRDIQNLPDDGHLYAAHVINDLWRLTGGNALIVSDVGQHQMWEAQYYKHDHPRRLITSGGLGTMGFALPAAVGAKIARPDAEIWVVAGDGGFQMTMPELATMVQENLKINIAIINNGYLGMVRQWQEFFYDRRYAATPITGPDFRKLAEAFGVDAATVRTRAEVADAVAAARRSPRAALIDFQVEQEDSVYPMVPAGADLHKMIRRPSPIVETAAD